The nucleotide sequence AGGGCGGTTCAGAAATGGCGAGGGATCAACTCGCATTCGACATATTGCCTCATCCGCTTGCACTGGGAGAGAGACTGATTCCGGGTGGACTGTCGGGAATGCGCTGGCTCGGCGTCCGCGCGGCGCCGGGCCAGATTCACATTATCGGTACCGCCCGTGGCGTGTCATTTTCTGTTCAGCTGTCGACTACAACCCGCCCGACGTGCAACATGCTGCGCCTTGCCGGCGACGGCGGCTCAATCCACGCCGATTTATATCACGGCTTCGCGGTGGTAGAGCCAGGCAAGGTCTCGCGGATGAGAAAGGCGACGCGGCCATTCACGGTTTCGGCGTCGACGCTCGTCGCCGCGACGGGAAATCTCACGCGCCGGGCGATGCGAAGTGAATCCGCTTTTCCCGGGCTCAGGGAGTTGGTTGCCCGGTTTTATTCGGCGGCGCTCGAGGGCGGTGCTGCACCGATTTCGGCAGGCGAAAGTATCGCGGTGGCCGCAGCGCGCGACGACATCATCGCGCTTTTACGCATCGATGGCGCTGTTGCGTGATTGCTCGACCGGTAAGTGCCGCACCTCGGAGCTTGCTGTCTCGGGGGCGGTGGTAATACGCGCCGGCCGCCGCTTGGTGAGATAGCCAAGCCATTCCCCCCATGTCCACGCCAGCACCATGCTGATCAGGGCAGGCAGCGCGCGAATGAACATGCTGAAGATCGGGCCGCTTTTGACAGCCCTCGCCGTCATGCGCCCCATGAGCAGCACGGGTAGCGCGGGCGAGAACGCCAGGTAGAAAAGCCGCCGTCGCGTACCTGCATAAACTGCCCGCGTTGCGGCGAACAGGCGGCCGAATGCGTAGCGCTCGTATACCGCGTCGCCGAAGCTCACTGTCCGCCGCACGTGCACCTCGGCGTTTGCACAGATATGGAGCGGGCCGAATCGCTGCTGGAGCGCCCGGTGAATTTCGGTCTCGTGAAATCCTTTGGACCAGAGTGATTTGATTTCCGTCAGGTGCGAACGGTGGTACGAAACGTTGCAGACACTCAGCGAGGGCGACACGCCGCCCTCCAGAGGTTGCATGTACCTGAAAAAATCAACATAAAAAAACGCCCACATTGCCGGCGACGCATTCGGCATCGGCTCGATGGGGCCTCCGACAGCCGCCCGGTTGCGCCACTGAGTCGCCGCGAGCGTACCCACCCATTCAGGAGTGGCGA is from Gemmatimonadaceae bacterium and encodes:
- a CDS encoding Gfo/Idh/MocA family oxidoreductase produces the protein MRAAIIGAGLMGRWHADAVHRAGGNVVVIADADPARALKLADTCRARVARSPLEAISSVDVVHVCTPPARREAIISAALDASRHVLAEKPLAATAGIVAELHSRAASAGVLLCPVHQFLFQQGTLRAAALRDRIAPLRQFSAEISSAGAEGGSEMARDQLAFDILPHPLALGERLIPGGLSGMRWLGVRAAPGQIHIIGTARGVSFSVQLSTTTRPTCNMLRLAGDGGSIHADLYHGFAVVEPGKVSRMRKATRPFTVSASTLVAATGNLTRRAMRSESAFPGLRELVARFYSAALEGGAAPISAGESIAVAAARDDIIALLRIDGAVA